The following proteins are co-located in the Osmia lignaria lignaria isolate PbOS001 chromosome 12, iyOsmLign1, whole genome shotgun sequence genome:
- the LOC143305963 gene encoding ribonuclease P protein subunit p14-like: protein MYYLDITLELPQNRNREISAVFLKKNIIQSIRQLFGEEGTKYTIDILKYNPKEHRFVLRCTDDCYVRLRASLTVAEKYEEEPCIYVIHRASHNLLSFTADSRKYQH, encoded by the exons ATGTATTACTTAGATATTACTCT AGAACTGCCACAGAATCGTAATCGTGAAATATCAGCTGTATTTTTGAAGAAGAATATTATTCAGTCTATCAGACAATTGTTTGGCGAAGAAGGAACCAAGTATActattgatattttaaaatataatccaAAGGAACATAGATTTGTTCTGAGGTGCACCGATGATTGCTATGTACGCTTAAGAGCATCTTTAACTGTAGCTGAAAAATACGAGGAAGAACCTTGCATATATGTAATTCATCGTGCATCAcataatttattatcatttactGCTGACAGTAGAAAGTACCAGCATTAA
- the LOC117609988 gene encoding mitochondrial intermembrane space import and assembly protein 40-B → MPLIRKEGKDTIIFASKEDHATPSKIELPEAEPSPGLLLPNGEINWNCPCLGGMATGPCGLEFREAFSCFHYSAAEPKGSDCYEAFKTMQSCMVQYPALYRSKGAVLDEFDEEGDPMEEHHKNVEGGDKVPGVKNQTEKEDIPETSSIEKGVERTNTK, encoded by the coding sequence ATGCCACTAATTCGTAAGGAAGGAAAAGACACTATAATATTTGCATCAAAAGAAGATCATGCAACACCTAGTAAAATAGAGCTTCCAGAAGCAGAACCAAGTCCTGGTCTCTTGCTACCCAATGGAGAAATCAATTGGAACTGCCCATGCCTTGGAGGGATGGCAACTGGACCATGTGGTTTAGAATTCCGCGAAGCATTTTCCTGTTTCCATTATTCAGCAGCAGAACCAAAAGGTTCGGACTGTTACGAAGCATTTAAAACAATGCAATCTTGTATGGTACAATATCCTGCATTGTATCGAAGTAAGGGCGCAGTCCTAGACGAATTCGACGAAGAGGGAGATCCGATGGAAGAACACCATAAAAATGTGGAGGGTGGAGATAAAGTTCCTGGTGTAAAAAATCAAACGGAAAAGGAAGATATACCAGAAACTTCTAGTATTGAAAAAGGAGTGGAACGAACTAACACTAAATAA
- the sima gene encoding HIF-1 transcription factor component sima isoform X2: protein MESHKKEKKHKEKRRSNEKRKEKSRDAARCRRSKETDIFTELAAALPVASDQAAHLDKASVMRLAIAYLKVRSVVDAIPAPVAKSESSNEMDELFSKALNGFMLVLSSDGNMIYLSENVSDYLGVSQMDMMGQSVYEYSHPCDHDELRECLSSSPTKNNEKRVCSFFLRLKCTLTSKGRKVNLKSASYKVIHCTGRLTYSRDPVLNSLETEDEEEKSEDELNERDMGASLVLVGCPIPHPSNIEIPLGRHTFLSKHSLSMKFTYADEKLAEYLGWNSEELMGQSVFEFYHALDNLALDKSFKSLFSKGQCETVAYRFLGKRGGYAWVVTQATLIHCSKQQKPLSVVCVNYILSGVEREDEVYSARQLAARDTENVVKPDKVNVGSSDVVEPTPAKLHLQLRVNSNKVEEAVTFDIVDRELSVTVDQQPELPSATFEPAKSLPVTASTFRLAANKPKKGSPQLQDGSRKDNTFPRPVHATEKSFVGVQALKDSLEESLKENNEPKRKQQNRQQPTGRTPFVFQGKPAVEYDPETTVRQDRPQTVTRHLFAPITAQQQQQQEQIPCRPPPQTATASIFAPRTEDMNKGFLTFSEDHPGLTMLKDEPEDLTHLAPTPGDVCVPLEDTPFLSDMLDEFILANDSYCPLLSPGGALAPELRPTDFGDPLKDADLGDSRNKSLGVSLADSDPFMYGDSPGSPCSIDPNSVSPTLSKYRQSPERSIDSLGSPTAGSGADGLSEDEMLMLGLSDSMADDELALRAPYIPMSDQDEALDLLISNNMVMWSPPHTTDKSCPKWMLDEKEQRTSDSSLAQLLKTDQVVSRKYNDHGGGLVNPVQVLGQIPRKNTNIDSCNWSSKLDRPTKRIHTASSMDTIGNDNKRIKCDESTKRGSLVLEDHLLGKQVSSRKTPSVTDSQLLRRLVSQQQTALRSNDYSNESFDDRRNRDRMQTEPEVDETEVDRGGTKGGGGDKCRRKGIENGDATSKRNPPACNSVLMNLLVSGCDENLMDSRNVPTLYPKHLTTPLSVNLENQMVPQCPDSVGSTISSSFDQLSPVSSKQLSNTFINGGTIVSPSSPIMFENFDYDSTLSNSGLLQVQPDLFGTLLDRNLV from the exons ATGGAATCGCataagaaagagaagaaacacAAGGAGAAAAGAAG GAGTAACGAGAAGAGGAAGGAAAAGTCTCGTGATGCTGCACGATGTCGTCGAAGCAAGGAAACGGACATTTTCACGGAACTGGCTGCTGCCCTTCCGGTCGCATCGGACCAAGCAGCCCACCTAGATAAGGCCAGTGTTATGAGACTAGCTATCGCCTATTTGAAAGTGCGTTCGGTAGTAGATGCCA TTCCAGCACCAGTGGCTAAGTCAGAGTCGTCGAACGAAATGGACGAGCTATTTTCTAAAGCCCTAAACGGGTTCATGCTGGTGCTGTCCAGCGATGGGAACATGATATACCTTTCAGAGAACGTTAGCGATTATCTTGGCGTTTCTCAG ATGGACATGATGGGTCAGAGTGTATACGAGTACAGTCATCCCTGCGATCATGACGAATTACGGGAGTGTCTGTCCTCGAGCCCAACGAAAAACAATGAAAAGCGTGTTTGCAGTTTCTTCCTGCGTCTGAAATGCACGCTGACCAGTAAAGGAAGGAAGGTGAACCTGAAGAGTGCTTCCTATAAG GTGATTCACTGTACCGGTAGATTGACGTACAGTCGTGACCCTGTATTGAATTCGTTGGAGACCGAGGACGAGGAGGAGAAAAGCGAGGACGAGTTGAACGAACGCGACATGGGAGCTTCCTTGGTGCTTGTAGGATGTCCCATACCGCATCCCAGTAATATTGAGATCCCTCTGGGTCGTCATACTTTCCTCTCTAAGCACAGTCTCAGCATGAAGTTCACCTATGCTGATGAGAA ATTGGCCGAGTATTTAGGCTGGAACAGCGAGGAATTAATGGGACAGTCTGTTTTCGAGTTCTATCACGCCCTCGACAATTTGGCTCTGGATAAATCTTTTAAATCAC TGTTCAGCAAGGGTCAATGCGAAACAGTGGCGTACAGATTCCTTGGGAAACGCGGTGGATATGCATGGGTCGTAACACAAGCCACCCTCATACACTGCTCTAAACAACAGAAGCCACTATCAGTCGTCTGTGTGAACTACATTCTAAG CGGCGTGGAACGCGAGGATGAGGTGTACAGCGCGAGGCAGCTCGCAGCACGCGACACCGAGAACGTCGTGAAGCCGGACAAGGTAAACGTCGGCTCGAGCGACGTAGTCGAACCGACCCCGGCGAAGCTTCACCTGCAGCTCCGAGTGAATAGCAACAAAGTCGAGGAGGCTGTCACATTCGACATCGTCGATCGCGAGCTTTCCGTGACGGTCGATCAACAACCGGAACTACCGTCGGCTACCTTCGAACCCGCGAAATCTTTGCCAGTGACCGCCTCGACTTTCCGTCTGGCGGCTAATAAACCGAAGAAGGGATCTCCTCAGCTTCAGGACGGCTCGCGGAAGGATAACACCTTCCCGAGACCGGTCCACGCTACAGAGAAATCGTTCGTCGGTGTGCAAGCTCTCAAGGACTCGCTCGAGGAATCGCTGAAGGAGAACAACGAGCCGAAACGGAAGCAGCAGAACCGTCAGCAGCCGACTGGCCGAACTCCGTTCGTGTTCCAG GGTAAACCTGCAGTGGAATACGATCCGGAGACAACGGTTCGTCAGGACAGGCCTCAGACCGTGACCAGACACCTGTTCGCGCCGATCACCgcgcaacaacaacagcaacaggaaCAGATACCCTGCAGACCACCGCCGCAAACTGCAACAGCGAGCATCTTCGCGCCTCGTACCGAGGACATGAACAAAGGCTTCTTAACTTTCAGCGAGGATCATCCAGGCCTAACGA TGTTGAAGGACGAACCGGAGGATCTGACCCATCTGGCGCCTACACCTGGTGACGTCTGCGTCCCCCTGGAAGACACCCCATTCCTCTCCGACATGCTGGACGAGTTCATCCTCGCCAACGACAGCTATTGTCCCCTGCTTAGCCCCGGCGGTGCCCTCGCGCCTGAACTAAGACCCACGGATTTCGGCGATCCTTTGAAGGACGCCGACCTGGGGGATTCGAGGAACAAGAGCCTCGGGGTGTCTCTCGCCGACAGCGACCCGTTTATGTACGGAGACTCTCCTGGCAGTCCTTGCAGCATCGATCCGAACTCGGTTTCGCCTACCCTCTCTAAATATCGTCAa aGTCCAGAACGAAGTATAGACTCGCTAGGCAGCCCAACAGCTGGCAGTGGGGCGGATGGATTATCAGAAGACGAAATGTTAATGTTAGGTTTGAGCGACAGCATGGCTGACGATGAATTAGCACTCCGAGCACCGTACATCCCGATGTCCGATCAGGACGAGGCACTCGACTTGCTGATCAGTAACAACATGGTTATGTGGAGCCCACCACATACGACGGATAAAAGTTGTCCAAAATG GATGCTAGATGAAAAAGAACAACGAACGTCCGATTCCAGTTTAGCACAGCTCTTAAAAACGGACCAAGTTGTTTCCAGAAAGTACAACGACCATGGAGGGGGCCTGGTTAATCCGGTTCAGGTTCTCGGTCAAATACCTCGGAAAA ACACAAATATAGATAGCTGTAATTGGTCCTCCAAGCTGGACAGACCAACGAAACGTATACACACTGCCTCCTCGATGGACACGATAGGCAACGACAATAAACGTATCAAATGCGACGAGTCCACGAAGCGCGGCAGTTTAGTCCTGGAGGATCATCTGTTGGGTAAACAGGTTAGCTCGAGGAAGACGCCTAGCGTCACCGACAGTCAGCTTCTTCGACGTTTGGTGTCCCAGCAGCAAACGGCCCTTAGGAGCAACGATTACTCCAACGAGTCGTTCGACGATCGACGTAACAGGGACCGGATGCAAACGGAACCGGAGGTGGACGAGACCGAAGTGGACCGAGGTGGTACCAAAGGCGGCGGGGGAGACAAGTGTCGTCGAAAGGGGATTGAAAACGGCGACGCGACCTCTAAGCGGAATCCTCCGGCGTGCAACAGCGTGCTAATGAATCTCCTGGTGTCCGGCTGCGAC GAAAACTTGATGGATTCACGCAACGTGCCAACGCTGTATCCAAAACATTTGACAACACCTCTGTCAGTGAACCTGGAGAACCAAATGGTGCCTCAGTGTCCCGATTCTGTTGGTTCCACCATATCATCATCCTTCGACCAATTAAGTCCAGTCTCGAGTAAACAACTGTCCAACACATTCATAAACGGAGGTACCATTGTTTCACCGTCCTCGCCGATCATGTTCGAGAATTTCGACTATGATTCAACACTGTCCAACAGCGGGTTGCTACAAGTGCAGCCAGACCTATTTGGAACTCTGTTAGATCGGAATCTCGTTTAA
- the sima gene encoding HIF-1 transcription factor component sima isoform X1: protein MNGPRVLQQIDDGLPDNQETPGRCSEWLNGQTDYANFYDQDEPTLPPCRFTRGPPIRPVNQDPDLQRSFTDQPFPTDFATLPYDSSLPCMLPSFNEQCGQFQNCSRYRKSDPVDMEDLAMYFETDKSQTNCQVRGYKLPVGTQFRRTRPTYHEYSTKLTNRQFDDASTNDFARTGWIDARFCQNCPDLFAFCTEERWLQCPASDRCPLYNDTGYYSFGRNNVLPPCFYEDLQQEYGYNEDEQLLEDYLSNEKRKEKSRDAARCRRSKETDIFTELAAALPVASDQAAHLDKASVMRLAIAYLKVRSVVDAIPAPVAKSESSNEMDELFSKALNGFMLVLSSDGNMIYLSENVSDYLGVSQMDMMGQSVYEYSHPCDHDELRECLSSSPTKNNEKRVCSFFLRLKCTLTSKGRKVNLKSASYKVIHCTGRLTYSRDPVLNSLETEDEEEKSEDELNERDMGASLVLVGCPIPHPSNIEIPLGRHTFLSKHSLSMKFTYADEKLAEYLGWNSEELMGQSVFEFYHALDNLALDKSFKSLFSKGQCETVAYRFLGKRGGYAWVVTQATLIHCSKQQKPLSVVCVNYILSGVEREDEVYSARQLAARDTENVVKPDKVNVGSSDVVEPTPAKLHLQLRVNSNKVEEAVTFDIVDRELSVTVDQQPELPSATFEPAKSLPVTASTFRLAANKPKKGSPQLQDGSRKDNTFPRPVHATEKSFVGVQALKDSLEESLKENNEPKRKQQNRQQPTGRTPFVFQGKPAVEYDPETTVRQDRPQTVTRHLFAPITAQQQQQQEQIPCRPPPQTATASIFAPRTEDMNKGFLTFSEDHPGLTMLKDEPEDLTHLAPTPGDVCVPLEDTPFLSDMLDEFILANDSYCPLLSPGGALAPELRPTDFGDPLKDADLGDSRNKSLGVSLADSDPFMYGDSPGSPCSIDPNSVSPTLSKYRQSPERSIDSLGSPTAGSGADGLSEDEMLMLGLSDSMADDELALRAPYIPMSDQDEALDLLISNNMVMWSPPHTTDKSCPKWMLDEKEQRTSDSSLAQLLKTDQVVSRKYNDHGGGLVNPVQVLGQIPRKNTNIDSCNWSSKLDRPTKRIHTASSMDTIGNDNKRIKCDESTKRGSLVLEDHLLGKQVSSRKTPSVTDSQLLRRLVSQQQTALRSNDYSNESFDDRRNRDRMQTEPEVDETEVDRGGTKGGGGDKCRRKGIENGDATSKRNPPACNSVLMNLLVSGCDENLMDSRNVPTLYPKHLTTPLSVNLENQMVPQCPDSVGSTISSSFDQLSPVSSKQLSNTFINGGTIVSPSSPIMFENFDYDSTLSNSGLLQVQPDLFGTLLDRNLV from the exons ATGAACGGTCCACGTGTGCTGCAGCAGATCGATGATGGGTTGCCAGATAACCAGGAGACCCCAGGTCGTTGCTCCGAATGGCTTAATGGACAGACAGACTACGCGAATTTCTACGACCAGGATGAACCCACTCTACCACCCTGTCGATTTACTAGGGGACCACCGATCCGACCCGTTAACCAGGATCCAGATCTTCAGAGATCTTTTACCGATCAACCATTCCCTACAGACTTTGCTACCCTGCCTTATGATTCGTCCCTACCTTGCATGCTACCATCCTTCAACGAGCAGTGTGGTCAATTTCAAAATTGTTCAAGATATAGAAAATCAGACCCTGTAGACATGGAAGATTTGGCAATGTACTTCGAGACAGACAAGTCCCAGACGAATTGTCAGGTTCGAGGCTATAAGCTGCCTGTCGGTACACAGTTTCGTCGGACCAGACCCACTTATCATGAATATTCAACGAAGTTGACCAACAGGCAATTCGATGACGCCTCGACGAACGATTTCGCTCGTACGGGTTGGATCGATGCGAGATTCTGTCAGAATTGTCCCGATTTGTTTGCTTTTTGCACGGAAGAACGATGGCTACAGTGTCCCGCGAGCGATCGTTGCCCCCTCTACAACGACACCGGTTACTACTCGTTCGGCAGGAACAATGTCCTGCCACCGTGTTTTTACGAGGACCTGCAACAAGAATACGGGTACAACGAGGACGAACAACTTCTCGAGGATTATTT GAGTAACGAGAAGAGGAAGGAAAAGTCTCGTGATGCTGCACGATGTCGTCGAAGCAAGGAAACGGACATTTTCACGGAACTGGCTGCTGCCCTTCCGGTCGCATCGGACCAAGCAGCCCACCTAGATAAGGCCAGTGTTATGAGACTAGCTATCGCCTATTTGAAAGTGCGTTCGGTAGTAGATGCCA TTCCAGCACCAGTGGCTAAGTCAGAGTCGTCGAACGAAATGGACGAGCTATTTTCTAAAGCCCTAAACGGGTTCATGCTGGTGCTGTCCAGCGATGGGAACATGATATACCTTTCAGAGAACGTTAGCGATTATCTTGGCGTTTCTCAG ATGGACATGATGGGTCAGAGTGTATACGAGTACAGTCATCCCTGCGATCATGACGAATTACGGGAGTGTCTGTCCTCGAGCCCAACGAAAAACAATGAAAAGCGTGTTTGCAGTTTCTTCCTGCGTCTGAAATGCACGCTGACCAGTAAAGGAAGGAAGGTGAACCTGAAGAGTGCTTCCTATAAG GTGATTCACTGTACCGGTAGATTGACGTACAGTCGTGACCCTGTATTGAATTCGTTGGAGACCGAGGACGAGGAGGAGAAAAGCGAGGACGAGTTGAACGAACGCGACATGGGAGCTTCCTTGGTGCTTGTAGGATGTCCCATACCGCATCCCAGTAATATTGAGATCCCTCTGGGTCGTCATACTTTCCTCTCTAAGCACAGTCTCAGCATGAAGTTCACCTATGCTGATGAGAA ATTGGCCGAGTATTTAGGCTGGAACAGCGAGGAATTAATGGGACAGTCTGTTTTCGAGTTCTATCACGCCCTCGACAATTTGGCTCTGGATAAATCTTTTAAATCAC TGTTCAGCAAGGGTCAATGCGAAACAGTGGCGTACAGATTCCTTGGGAAACGCGGTGGATATGCATGGGTCGTAACACAAGCCACCCTCATACACTGCTCTAAACAACAGAAGCCACTATCAGTCGTCTGTGTGAACTACATTCTAAG CGGCGTGGAACGCGAGGATGAGGTGTACAGCGCGAGGCAGCTCGCAGCACGCGACACCGAGAACGTCGTGAAGCCGGACAAGGTAAACGTCGGCTCGAGCGACGTAGTCGAACCGACCCCGGCGAAGCTTCACCTGCAGCTCCGAGTGAATAGCAACAAAGTCGAGGAGGCTGTCACATTCGACATCGTCGATCGCGAGCTTTCCGTGACGGTCGATCAACAACCGGAACTACCGTCGGCTACCTTCGAACCCGCGAAATCTTTGCCAGTGACCGCCTCGACTTTCCGTCTGGCGGCTAATAAACCGAAGAAGGGATCTCCTCAGCTTCAGGACGGCTCGCGGAAGGATAACACCTTCCCGAGACCGGTCCACGCTACAGAGAAATCGTTCGTCGGTGTGCAAGCTCTCAAGGACTCGCTCGAGGAATCGCTGAAGGAGAACAACGAGCCGAAACGGAAGCAGCAGAACCGTCAGCAGCCGACTGGCCGAACTCCGTTCGTGTTCCAG GGTAAACCTGCAGTGGAATACGATCCGGAGACAACGGTTCGTCAGGACAGGCCTCAGACCGTGACCAGACACCTGTTCGCGCCGATCACCgcgcaacaacaacagcaacaggaaCAGATACCCTGCAGACCACCGCCGCAAACTGCAACAGCGAGCATCTTCGCGCCTCGTACCGAGGACATGAACAAAGGCTTCTTAACTTTCAGCGAGGATCATCCAGGCCTAACGA TGTTGAAGGACGAACCGGAGGATCTGACCCATCTGGCGCCTACACCTGGTGACGTCTGCGTCCCCCTGGAAGACACCCCATTCCTCTCCGACATGCTGGACGAGTTCATCCTCGCCAACGACAGCTATTGTCCCCTGCTTAGCCCCGGCGGTGCCCTCGCGCCTGAACTAAGACCCACGGATTTCGGCGATCCTTTGAAGGACGCCGACCTGGGGGATTCGAGGAACAAGAGCCTCGGGGTGTCTCTCGCCGACAGCGACCCGTTTATGTACGGAGACTCTCCTGGCAGTCCTTGCAGCATCGATCCGAACTCGGTTTCGCCTACCCTCTCTAAATATCGTCAa aGTCCAGAACGAAGTATAGACTCGCTAGGCAGCCCAACAGCTGGCAGTGGGGCGGATGGATTATCAGAAGACGAAATGTTAATGTTAGGTTTGAGCGACAGCATGGCTGACGATGAATTAGCACTCCGAGCACCGTACATCCCGATGTCCGATCAGGACGAGGCACTCGACTTGCTGATCAGTAACAACATGGTTATGTGGAGCCCACCACATACGACGGATAAAAGTTGTCCAAAATG GATGCTAGATGAAAAAGAACAACGAACGTCCGATTCCAGTTTAGCACAGCTCTTAAAAACGGACCAAGTTGTTTCCAGAAAGTACAACGACCATGGAGGGGGCCTGGTTAATCCGGTTCAGGTTCTCGGTCAAATACCTCGGAAAA ACACAAATATAGATAGCTGTAATTGGTCCTCCAAGCTGGACAGACCAACGAAACGTATACACACTGCCTCCTCGATGGACACGATAGGCAACGACAATAAACGTATCAAATGCGACGAGTCCACGAAGCGCGGCAGTTTAGTCCTGGAGGATCATCTGTTGGGTAAACAGGTTAGCTCGAGGAAGACGCCTAGCGTCACCGACAGTCAGCTTCTTCGACGTTTGGTGTCCCAGCAGCAAACGGCCCTTAGGAGCAACGATTACTCCAACGAGTCGTTCGACGATCGACGTAACAGGGACCGGATGCAAACGGAACCGGAGGTGGACGAGACCGAAGTGGACCGAGGTGGTACCAAAGGCGGCGGGGGAGACAAGTGTCGTCGAAAGGGGATTGAAAACGGCGACGCGACCTCTAAGCGGAATCCTCCGGCGTGCAACAGCGTGCTAATGAATCTCCTGGTGTCCGGCTGCGAC GAAAACTTGATGGATTCACGCAACGTGCCAACGCTGTATCCAAAACATTTGACAACACCTCTGTCAGTGAACCTGGAGAACCAAATGGTGCCTCAGTGTCCCGATTCTGTTGGTTCCACCATATCATCATCCTTCGACCAATTAAGTCCAGTCTCGAGTAAACAACTGTCCAACACATTCATAAACGGAGGTACCATTGTTTCACCGTCCTCGCCGATCATGTTCGAGAATTTCGACTATGATTCAACACTGTCCAACAGCGGGTTGCTACAAGTGCAGCCAGACCTATTTGGAACTCTGTTAGATCGGAATCTCGTTTAA